The genomic region AGGAACAACAACAAATACTGGTTTAGGCATGTCCGGTCTTACTAATACTACAGGTGGTACAACTACTGGTATTTCTAGTAGCACTGGTAGCAGTAATTTATTTGGTGGTTTAAGTTCAACTTCGAATACAAATACAATGTCTTTAGGTGAtaacaaaaatttatttggaTCTAAACCAGGTTTTAGTCTTGGTGCAACAACTACTGCTTCGGGGCAAAGTAGCACAAATTTAAGTTTGGGAACAAATTTAGGTGGCGGATTATTAAGCCCAAGTTTGAATACAACACCAAGTAGTGGATTAGGTACAAATCTTGGTACTACTACTACTACTACTGGAAGTACAAATTTATTAGGCGGTTTAAGTGGGGGTATAGGTAGTACTAGTACCCTAGGTGCGAGCACAACACCGTCCCCAACTATTGGAATTAGTGGTACGACTACAAATTTAAGTAGTAATACTAATGcattaaataatactaGTTTAGGTGGTAATTTATTAAGTAGTGGGTCTAGTATGAACCAGACAggaatatcatttttaggGGATAAGAATTTAGCAGGTGGAAACCAAGGTAGTATGCAAAGCAACTTATTAACAGTAGGTGGTAAAGATAAAAGTAATGATTTGTTAACAAATAAGTTGAGTATAAACAAAGAAAGTAGTGAAAGTCAAGTTAAAACAACAAAATTTGATGATGATATAGTaattagtaaaaaaaaggaagacatatttaataaggCATATGATGATGAGaatgatattaataatgatgacataaatttaataaaaagtcAAGATGgtacattttataattatataaatttaataataaatgataatataaatgatattcAAAAAACAACATTTTCTTTACTAAATGATCATGATTCTTTAATGTGGgacaattttaaaagtaatatttttaagaaCTTTGTTGATTATTTAGTTAATTTTaaacagaaaaaaaatcagaagattataaaaagtaatGTATTAGATTTAGATCAACATGAGTTTCAAATTTTGATATggttatataatataaattcatataaGATAGATTTTATACCTTTTAAAAgtttttactatttattattaagtGATAcgaatttaaattattctaAGATGTTTATTAGCAATTATGATAAAAGTATTTTGCCTAGAGATTTTGTTGAAATTAAtgatcattattatatgaattataagagctactttttaaaatctcaaataaataagcatCATGATAATTATAGTGGATTGAATAGAGAAGGTATAGGAAATAGTAGTAATGGTGGAGTTGGTGGAAATTCGATACCGATTAGTGCTAGCAACTCTGTTTTAGATATCGattctatatataaacagatattaaaagatatattaaatagtttattaaatatgaatttaAGTATAACTAAAgagaatattaaaaaaaaagaaaaggacGAATACTATGAGAATGGTGatccaaataataaaaataatgtgaaTTCTGGAAATAGTTATACATATGAGAATTTATTGCTAAACTATTTATTTGGTACATTACAGCATTTACAtgacaaattttataaactaGAAATAAGTAACTATTTATCAAAAGATTTAAATCAGATAgatgaatattttgttgatactaaatcaaatgaaatattttcatattgtTATGACaacttttataaaaatgaaatggaCAAAGAAAATTGTACAAtccatttctttttttatcttgTTAATATTATGTTTCGATGTGGTAATTATATTGGTTTAATACAGATAATAAAGAATGATGAGtttatcaaaaatttaaacattgatagttatttaaatgattttattatattgttaataagaatattattattaatatataaccaaaataatgaaataagtatatttgaaaatatgaaaGTAGATATAGATTGCaatgatatttttaagaaaaaaattcatatgtCTAacttaattaatttttttcattcaattctttatttatgttcaaataatatatatgcatatgatTTGCtgtgtatattattttcggatatattttacaagaaaggaaatatgtatacaaacagagaaaaaaaaattgaaatgaaaaatatattttattatgtacagaaaaaaaaaagaaatagtaGTTATgttgataataatagtgaTGGAAATAGTGGTAATGAAGATAACTATGATAGTGGAGGAGAGAATAATAACATAGATCGAGGTAGTAATAATgccaataataataagggAGGAAAAGGTAAAGGAAATGAGAGTAAAGGTTCTTTTTTAGATGtctttacaaatatattaaacaaatctaaaaaaacaaaagatgATGAAGAAGATGAACCATTTGAAACTATGGAAATAAACgaagaaattgaaaaaCTTAACAGAGAAAATATGAGTGCAAGTAATACAGAAATGTTAGGCATAACTAATAAGTATagttataattttgaatattgTAATATTGAAACAAGTATATGGATTGAATTGagtttatttttgtcaaaaaattttgatcTTTATGGTAGTAAATTTCaagaaaattttgataTCCTTGACACAAGTTTaagttattataattatgacgatgataataatgcatttttaaatgatacaAAACATAAACGAGATATgataaatagtaaaattgaagaattatttatttcgaTTTCAAATTGTATTATAAATGAGAATAGAGAATATTTTTCAGTATGTTCAAAATTACGTGTTGATGatgttataaataattttattattgttgaTGGAAAAATATCAGAAAAAGTTAAAAGTAGTGTATTTAAAGTTTTAAGAAcaaactttttattatatataaaactattttattatttattactagtaggaaatatatatgtaactgttggatttttatcatgtatatcaaataatattcaaAGAATATTGTTGGtattaacaatatttttacacaaaaataatgtttttgaaaatagcaaattaaataatataaaaataaaaacattaggatttttaaaattgaaaaatgataataatacaattcTTTATAATTCAAAAGATATTAATGATAATGTTCCAGCAGATTCAGACAATATGAATTTAATACTTTTAAGTATGAACAATACAGATATACCATTTGATTATTTCTTACTccgaaataataatataaatatattattaaaagctacttatttattaaatttaaaaacaaatataagtattaaattattaaaaagtataGTACAAGAAAACCAaggaatattattaaatgaatCGATAATAGgacatattaataatgatggaaatatattttatggaaaattacatgattttttatttttatttaaaaacaaagtAAAAAGTcgaagaaatataaaatgtttatttttgatgtattatgtattatataaaaaaaagttttataatagtaatattttaagGAAAGTTAGAAAAGAGATTGATAGTGAATATCATTATAAATGTAGAAATTTCAAATTTGTCcctaataaaaatattaacacattaaataaaatatctttAGATAACTCAATTATAAATGTTCATTCATCgattttgtataaaatatcaCAATTCTATTCAATATTAGCATATTTTGCAAatcaaagaaaaaattatatagtatcatttatatgttattatatattaaatgatgAGCAAAGTGCCATAAATTCTTTATTGAGAATATATAACGACGAGCTTATATACTACTATTTTAATAACGAGAAAGAATATGGGTATATTCGAAAATGTGCTTTTCGATTTTACCATTTGGCTAAGGTTAGTATTGATTacttatgtttttttttatgcgtgtcaattttatcaaatatgtagtattcattttttatattatttttttttttcagaaTATGTGGCCTTCAAATGTCAAGCTTGAGTCAATCGAACAAAAATCATACTTAGTTTTGAGCATcttatttatgaaaaagaaaatgtttGAAGAAGCTTTtgctattttttcattagcTTTAATACCTGATAATATGTTAGAAAAACTTTCAGCTGCAGATTATTATAACATTGATTTATCATCGAACTTTTTAGTAACTTTAAGAGAattatgcaaaaaaaattacaaggTATAACctaaattatgaaaactACATATGCAGTTTGCACTTAACTTTTGCTATCCTTATGTGTGTTTCTTACaagagagaaaaaaaatatatgttgcATATAATGAATGGTTTGAGTGGTGAAATATATTgcgattatttttttgtggtgtttaatttttttcctctTTTCCTTTTGCAGATAAGTGAATTGGTTGATCAGTCAATGATTCGTTCAGTTGTTAAATTTTTGTTGCCTATTAAAGACAAGTTAGATCCCCAAGTTGTTGAAAGTATAAACTATTTAGGATCCTTAACCTTTTAATATAGATATTatttgtcattttttttaatgtttgtatttttaaaatttgttctATGCTATTCATAATTtgttgatatatatataatattaaataaaccGTATAAGGCGGGTATTATTTACTTATACATACAACTGCaattacaaataaaaatgcatcATAAATTTTgcttaatttatatttaaatattttgacaAAATGCACACACTactttttatgtatatctCAAATGcgttgaaaatatttatatgttttatggAATATAATAACCTTTGAATACTTTGGAAAAACATGTTTTAAcatattgttttaaaaataaataaaataaaataaaaacatatttattatgccCTGTTTTCAAGGgattatgaaatatttactTTCATGTGATTATTGAAAATGGTATACAACAGTGTATTCCCGATTTAATATGAAACCATATTACATGtgtatattaattattccTTAGAAATATGagagaatataataatattttataagtcTCAATAAATTATGCTTTTCCAATGTtctcaaaaaaatgaataagcAATTTAGCagtacaaaaaaatatatgcataatatttttcaaaaataataaaatgataaacacatacatatattttagtgTTATAAGAATAATTAGAGAAAATATCAAGCTCCTGGTTAATGttccatataattttttttgtaacacaaataaattgaattattttaactacattcaatattttatttataaggctttttcctattttttttacaaaagaGTAGGcttcattttattaatgaaaaaaattattacatataataagCTTACacattgtaaaaatatttattgcaTAATTTAAGAAAGCATACATGTGGtactataatatatatattcgtTTTTATagcataatataaaaattaaatataggaatgtgaaaaataaacaagAGTTAAGTTTTTTTGTGGAAAATGTATGCAGGGaagtatttataaattcaatTATTTCCTGGCATTATTTgacatattatttacttttACCTTTGATTTATCGATTAATATTTCAGCCTTATTATGAGCGTGAATTGAATTAAAAGCTGAAAAGAAGAACGAGAATAAGGATacgaaatatatatacagtaaatatgtatattaaaatgcAAAATTTAAGGAaagtattaaaattaaataatgggaaaataaaaattgggAATATAGGGAGCTTATACAGAAATTACAATACTAGTAAAGCTGTGTGTGCAAACCCAGATATCAAGCATATCCATAATATGTACAAATTAAATGACATATATTACaacaatttgaaaataataaataattatgatgaatattataatttagttataaaaaatgaatattttaaggattattcaaaaatgaagaatatGCTTCGGGATGATCAAAAAGGGTTTAATAGCAATACAAATATGTCTGATGATATGtatgataataaatcaGCAGATAGTCGAAATAACagcatattaaataatatagaagatataaataatgataatagttcaaaaaatataatttcatCGAACGATTTACaagtattatattttggtagttatgaaaataatgctagtattatattatttgaaaagtTTAAAGACATAATTGAGAAAAATCGAAAGttacaatttatttttcttgaTGTTAATGTGTGTCCACAAGGGTCATATAACTGCGATGTAAGATATGTTCCATGTGtttgtttaatatataaaaaccatatatatagaaaaaaaatagaaataaattatgaaaaaccTATTGATgagaattatttaaaagaatttttaaatgaggtccaaaaaaatatagactTTTTccattcatataataataaatatatatatagcataaaaaagcaaagcaactatttaaatactaaatatattgacattgataatcaaaatatacataaagaAAATTGGAATACCTTTTAATTGGTTgagacataaaaaaaataggatTGAATGTGGATAATATAAGTTacctatttttattacgaACAAATTACACAACTCGTGtgtaaaataatgtatatgtgtattatttttcgtAAACAatgctatttttttgtatttatataaacaatgtattatttatatgttttaagGATGTATTTTACTCAATAAtatgttcataatttttatatgtttgctatatttatacactttctatttttaacatattttgaaatacacctattatcatataaagatatatattctCTATATAACTAATCAATGAATTTAGTATTACTAATTTAACATAGCcaacttatatattttcctaATTTTACATTATGGATATTATATGGAAATGGCATTAAGTGAGGGTCTTTTTTGTACCATATACCACATAACGTGGTACCGTATAAAAtgtacattatttttaaataatatctttacttattttagaggaaaatgaatttaatattttcttttataacGATTAATATGATactatttaaaaagaataaaacaCATTCTAggatgtacatatatatatgcgtGATGccattaatttgtttaataataaaaaagtaaatgGAACTTGTTACTTTTAagattaatattataagcCCAATAAAATGTAAGAATTGTTGGAAAGGTAAAGTATAACATTTCCAACTTTTACTAATGTAAAACGTCGTAAATTATAGAAAAACAGTATATAGTTtatacattaaaaaaattatatttggGCCTgcatttcttcatttttttatttgactTTGTTTTCCTTCAAATGtgtatttaaatgaaattacgggattttataatattttattcttataaatttgtatatttttaattttttttttttggatatAATATGCCTTTTAATGTTGGAACAATTTCTCCGTATAGTAGGCAGGAATCCATGATAtgctattttatatatgtatagtATTATAGTgccaaatatatatgcatttacaATGTATGTAAAAATGTTGAGATTTCTATTAGTTTTAAGGagcaatatattatttcaattatagaatttattttattattgctaattatttttcatattgtttatgtacaaaatgcataaatattatttgttgtGAATGTGTTATTTTTCGAAACAGTTTTTATTAAGCCATATTTAttagcatatatttttccgcagaattatgtatttatgTACACATATGTATGTTACATTTTCAGTGacaaaataatgttatatataacaatcaAATTCtgcaaattatttaaaaaatagggaaaattttttaagtataaaaaataaaatatagttaaataatatatattgttgaAAAGATCGTTCATAAATATTAGGGGCCACATAAAAATTCATGAAGGATGCGCATTTGGTGGTTATATTAATGTAtgaacatatattatatatatatgcatgatggggaaaaaggaaataatacTTAAcaatgttaataaaaatgtgaagAAGCAAATAGGTGTACTTAAAATAGATGGTGTTGAGAGTATTAACTTTACAAATAAATCTGCATCGATTATTTACAAtagtaatataattaatgcaTTAGAAATAGTTGACACTATAAATAGCATAGGTATTAATGGATATTTTATAGAAGATGAGGATGTAGAAGGGAATGGGGGTAATAGTAATGATATTATTCAGTTTACTTTTTATGTAAATggtaattataataataatgaaaatgtgTGTGATAGTCAAGTTAATATAAGCCCATGTGCCGAAGATATGACTTCGAAAGCATGTGGAGATAATTATGTTGAGTTAGGAGTATTTGAAGAGAACGACAAacctaaaaataaaagttgtTGTgcaatgaaaaataaagctAATAAATCGAATGTAAATGATGATAAAGAGTTTGATCGAAATGGAATAGAGAAAACTGAATTAAATTTGAACAAATgtactaataataatgaaccTAATGAagatagtaataataattatatagatCAAGGctctatatataaatataaagacaGTCTTGAAACAAATAGTGAggttattaatatatgtaaaaataaatacaacgaaaatgatataaatgataaggAAGAGAATAATGggaaaaaaggaaaaaaaacatatggtgtatttaatatatttcgaaatataacaaaaaataaaaaaataaaaagtaatgATAGTATAAAACctgaaaacaaaaaattattagatgatactgaaaatatatataatgaagatAGAGTAAATCCCAAAGgaatgaataataataaagcttttaatgaatatgaaaattatataaataataatgagaatatatatatatgtgaattaagaatatataatatgacaTGTGATAGTTgtggaaataaaataataaattttttaaaaaaaaagaatttaaTTATAGATGGTAATAGTTTTGCTActgatgataaaataaagttaaaaataaacattcCTGAAAATATGAGTAGTTATAATAATGGCATATCTGATGgaattaaaaacaatagtaataatgtaaaattttatgtgaacaaaataatgtcTGAAATTAAAGATAGTGGATTTAACAATGATTTGATAGATTTATATAAGTATGATAATGTAAATgacaataatttatttgatataacattatatatatatagagatGATTTAATAAAAGCTTATAATTTGTTAGTCCAAATAAAAGGAGTAAAAAAAGTAGAATATGATATACAGCATgaatacatttatattttgtatgaTCCTGATGTTATAGGAATTAGATGTATGTTAGaattactaaaaaaaaaaaataatattgatgCATATTATGATGAAgacaaagaaaaatattttagaagtacaaaaaataatgaaacacAAGCATctagaaaaataattgaattattatgttGTTTTGTCAtaagtattattattattatacttAATAGTTATCAAATGGGTATGGGAAATATGGACACTTTTTATGCATATGGAAATTATAagcattattttaatacattcaaatttgttcataatttaaACAACAAACATAAagcatttaataataatttctttGAACACGATAATATTAGTTTGTCTCAAAACATACCTTTTGATGTTTCACATAAAATGGACAATAATTCTAATGAAAATGTAGAATTtcgaaagaaaaaaaaacacaaaaatgacaaaggaaaaattaagaaaaatCAACAAGAAATAGCTTCGAATGCAGaccttaaaaaaaatagtgacaaaaataatttaaatggaaaaaaagaCAGTTGCAGTCATACTAAAGATTTTGAAGATTCTATAAATGAAGAGGAAAAGTCTTTAGATCCTACGGCGGGTAAACACACTCAGGATGGTTTATCAGAGGAGACCgttaaaaagaaaacatCGAAAGGTGTAAATAAGgataatagaaaaaaacatataaagaaaagaaatgatgataaaaaCAAAGATAGTGAAAATGGTGATAGTTTAAAAACCGAGGACCAcgatgataaaaataaggatAGTGAAAATGGTGatagtttaaaaaaagaggaacaagatgataaaaagaaagatAGTGAGAATGTTGatagtttaaaaaaagaggaacaagatgataaaaagaaagatAGTGAGAATGTTGatagtttaaaaaaagaggaacaagataataaaaagaaagatAGTGAGAATGCTGACAGTTTAAAAACTGAGGAACAGGATGATAAAAACAAAGATAGTGAACATATTGatagtttaaaaaaagaggaacaagatgataaaaagaaagatAGTGAGAATGTTGatagtttaaaaaaagaggaacaagatgataaaaagaaagatAGTGAGAATGCTGACAACTTAAAAACCGAGGAACAGGATGATAAAAACaaagataatgaaaatggtgataatttaaaaaaagaggaaCAAGATGATCAAAATAAGGATAGTGAAAATGGTGatagtttaaaaaaagaggaacaagatgataaaaataaggatagtgaaaatgatgaaagtTTAAAAGAAGAGGAAGAGGACGAGGGGgcaaattttttgtttgatTTTACAATAGATAATAAATCGACAAAAAATTCTGagcataataaaaatttaaagaaacctgcaaattcaaaaaaagtaCCAAATTTCTATACCcgttttatgaaaaaaacagGACCAAAAAATGTGAACAAAGTAGAATTGGTTAGaagtgataaaaatgaaaataattctaatgaagaaaataatgtaaataaatgcgaagaacaaaaaatatatagcaatgataaaaaaaattgcgAACAAATTGAAAAAGAGGAGAAACCTCGAATAAGGAAAAATAAACCACGTTCAGAAAAAACATCGTCGTATGcacttttaaataaattgttacacaaatttattgatgataaaaattctACGGGGATTttagacaaaaaaatatttaatgtCCTATCATTaagattattattaatatatatattatcttcaattatatatttattttttggttataatttcattattagtGGATATAAGAATTtaaagaataatataataaatatgaacgtcttaatttttattagttcatcattttcttatttttattcgctatttcttttaatatcatgtataatattttcaatagaCATAGATGGTATTCCCTTATATTTCGACACAGCTgcattattaatatgtatattaaaattaggATTTGAAATCGAACATTTTTTGGTTCAGttttcgaaaaaaaaaatggaagatctatatgaaaaaacaacaaagcatgttaatattttagaaGAAAGAGATAAAACCCAAGAAGATAATAgtaattcaaataaaaaagaaaaaacaaataactCAAATAAATTGATAAAGAAAGAAAGTTCTACATGTTTTGGAGATGACAAAAATGGGGGAATTGGGAAAAGTTGTAGTAATGATTTATCCAAttgtgataaaaataaacctTCCAAAAGTTTTACACTTAAAAGATATTTATCAAGCAATACAATTGATAATGGGAAACCTACTGACTTAAGTAAAGatattgataaaatatgtttagaaggaaaaaaaataaatttaaatgattatGTAATTAATAGCTATCCTGtaaaatttattcaaaaatatgacTTATTAGTTTTTTATCAAGGTGAAACAATATTAGTAGAtggaataaaaatgaatgatGATGTTACAGTTATTAATGAAAGTATGATAAGTGGTGAATCAAatggaataaataaatataaaggggataaaatatatgctgGATCTAAATGTGCTGAAGGTATATgtatactatatatttctGATGTAACAAAAAGGAACTATATTGAATATGTTAAGAAAATTTTAGATGAAGTTAATTCTAAAAAAACAGATCTCCAATTATATGCCGATAAGATTGCTAGTATCTTTAttccatttattataatattatgtattgtaatatttttaatttggttttatttaacatattttggttttgtaaatattagAAACgagaattattttaaattaaatagaTTTTTAtcttgtatatttttttcgattcACTTTTCATTATCAGTTTTATGTGTCGCATGCCCATGTGCAGTAGGTTTAGCTAGCCCATTGTCAATAGCTATCAGCTCATATATATGCAGTAATATtggaattattataaaaaatattaatatttttgaaattcTTCTTAATTGtaatcattttatatttgataaaaCAGGGACATTGACAGTTGGAAAACCTgttgttaataaaatttttatttcaaataatttcGAAACATTTGTTGATCAGTTATTGAAGGATAGACCTGGAAACAATTTAGAAATCGATTGGGaatatgcaaaaaatattaaaaatatggattCTATGTCAAATAATGAAGGAGTATTAGGGAATAATAGTAATTATAGAGATGGTGGAATTGGTTTCTTTAAAGGATTGGGTGGTTCCAAACATATTTCCGATGCTTATAACAAGATAGAAGATTATGGAAAAGTGTCAAATTGTCAAAATGGTGAATATATGGAGGTATATGATATGCATGATAATGATCCTTCGAATCTTCTAAAACAATGTAAAGGGAAAAATTCGATTATAAATTCATCACAAgggaaatatatgaaagatggtaaaaaatgtttgaattatttagaAAGCTTTAATTGTGGCGGTAAAGatgtaaaattttattgcTTTTCAactgaaaatgataatgaatACAAAATGAGAAAAGCAATGagattaaaacaaaatagaCAACGAGAAGgtggtaaaaaaaatagagatgaaaatgatatgtATCTTAATTGTAGTGGAAAacaaacatttttaaattattttatgtcattagtaaatttaaaaaaatatagacaatataacaataagaat from Plasmodium vinckei vinckei genome assembly, chromosome: PVVCY_04 harbors:
- a CDS encoding copper-transporting ATPase, putative, translating into MMGKKEIILNNVNKNVKKQIGVLKIDGVESINFTNKSASIIYNSNIINALEIVDTINSIGINGYFIEDEDVEGNGGNSNDIIQFTFYVNGNYNNNENVCDSQVNISPCAEDMTSKACGDNYVELGVFEENDKPKNKSCCAMKNKANKSNVNDDKEFDRNGIEKTELNLNKCTNNNEPNEDSNNNYIDQGSIYKYKDSLETNSEVINICKNKYNENDINDKEENNGKKGKKTYGVFNIFRNITKNKKIKSNDSIKPENKKLLDDTENIYNEDRVNPKGMNNNKAFNEYENYINNNENIYICELRIYNMTCDSCGNKIINFLKKKNLIIDGNSFATDDKIKLKINIPENMSSYNNGISDGIKNNSNNVKFYVNKIMSEIKDSGFNNDLIDLYKYDNVNDNNLFDITLYIYRDDLIKAYNLLVQIKGVKKVEYDIQHEYIYILYDPDVIGIRCMLELLKKKNNIDAYYDEDKEKYFRSTKNNETQASRKIIELLCCFVISIIIIILNSYQMGMGNMDTFYAYGNYKHYFNTFKFVHNLNNKHKAFNNNFFEHDNISLSQNIPFDVSHKMDNNSNENVEFRKKKKHKNDKGKIKKNQQEIASNADLKKNSDKNNLNGKKDSCSHTKDFEDSINEEEKSLDPTAGKHTQDGLSEETVKKKTSKGVNKDNRKKHIKKRNDDKNKDSENGDSLKTEDHDDKNKDSENGDSLKKEEQDDKKKDSENVDSLKKEEQDDKKKDSENVDSLKKEEQDNKKKDSENADSLKTEEQDDKNKDSEHIDSLKKEEQDDKKKDSENVDSLKKEEQDDKKKDSENADNLKTEEQDDKNKDNENGDNLKKEEQDDQNKDSENGDSLKKEEQDDKNKDSENDESLKEEEEDEGANFLFDFTIDNKSTKNSEHNKNLKKPANSKKVPNFYTRFMKKTGPKNVNKVELVRSDKNENNSNEENNVNKCEEQKIYSNDKKNCEQIEKEEKPRIRKNKPRSEKTSSYALLNKLLHKFIDDKNSTGILDKKIFNVLSLRLLLIYILSSIIYLFFGYNFIISGYKNLKNNIINMNVLIFISSSFSYFYSLFLLISCIIFSIDIDGIPLYFDTAALLICILKLGFEIEHFLVQFSKKKMEDLYEKTTKHVNILEERDKTQEDNSNSNKKEKTNNSNKLIKKESSTCFGDDKNGGIGKSCSNDLSNCDKNKPSKSFTLKRYLSSNTIDNGKPTDLSKDIDKICLEGKKINLNDYVINSYPVKFIQKYDLLVFYQGETILVDGIKMNDDVTVINESMISGESNGINKYKGDKIYAGSKCAEGICILYISDVTKRNYIEYVKKILDEVNSKKTDLQLYADKIASIFIPFIIILCIVIFLIWFYLTYFGFVNIRNENYFKLNRFLSCIFFSIHFSLSVLCVACPCAVGLASPLSIAISSYICSNIGIIIKNINIFEILLNCNHFIFDKTGTLTVGKPVVNKIFISNNFETFVDQLLKDRPGNNLEIDWEYAKNIKNMDSMSNNEGVLGNNSNYRDGGIGFFKGLGGSKHISDAYNKIEDYGKVSNCQNGEYMEVYDMHDNDPSNLLKQCKGKNSIINSSQGKYMKDGKKCLNYLESFNCGGKDVKFYCFSTENDNEYKMRKAMRLKQNRQREGGKKNRDENDMYLNCSGKQTFLNYFMSLVNLKKYRQYNNKNINCSNKYDKSFDKSLKEHFINNSAVEFSSDDDSYSSETSSEYILAGSCNNKKYSKSENHGNYIDSNYGNRYDNNLIDVINNIGNNNMINSSNNLSFSDEKDLKEKLCNWIYLFLGLSLNVEKYSNHLYAESINSFINSYYLINNAFDVNNIKNEKNQGITGIINELSITIGTLFYCYTKYKNTYCNKMENFSEEKLNIKNFEKYLYSCDCSVHKTYQFLYNYSNSKKNESHNMIFMGIEGIIVGFFILVDDIKPQAFDLINHLKEAKKQIYVCTGDNYTNAIYISKILGIPKSNVSSNTLPMEKAQFVKKIQALNDGKVCIIGDGINDCFALKTADLGLSLCTRSNIVMDSADGCIVDNDISAIIKLIEISKKTILVIKFNFLFSFFINIFFILLASGAFYALDFVFSPFHFTFLMFCSSIIVILSSLSLKLILKNV